In Synergistaceae bacterium, the sequence ATATACTGTATAATATTTGCTTGAATTTATGAGTTATATAACAATAGATAATCATTATTTTGGGAAGGGTAGTGTAAAGACAAATGTCCAAGCTTGAGGACTTAAGAAGAAAAGATAAAAAAAATATGTGCCCTAATATAGCAACAGAAGAACAGATTGGAACGACAGAGGAAGAAAAACAGTGGGTTTTGAAAAAAGAACAGCGTCCTCCGCTACCCAAATCTCTTTTTATTATATTAAGCACGCTAGTAATCTTTTTGTTTGTAGTTGGTGGAATTCTATATTATAGATCAACTGTTTTGCCGGAAAAACATTATCAGGCGGGAACGATTCTTTTTAAACAACAAGAATATAACTATGCGGTTGAACATTTTCTGAAAGTTTTAAAACTACGTCCGGAACGAAAAGATGTTCTTTATCAAATCGCTTTTTGTTTTGAAATGATGAACAAAACAAAAGATGCCATTCAATATTATGAAAAGCATTTAGAAATATTGCCAAACGACACAAGAGCAACAATTCGACTTGGTTGGCTATATCTAGAAAACGGAGATAAAGAGAAAGCATTAAGTGTTCTGGAAAACGCCACCAAGAAGGATAGGAAAAATGCGGATTTATGGAATTTAACATCAAAAATAAAAATAACAAGCGGAGATAGAAACGGTGCAATAGAAGCATTATCTAATTTTGCAAAATATACCAATGACACAGAGGCATTGCTTTCAACCGGGAAAAAGTTGATAAATTTACGTGCATATGAAAAAGCAGTTGAAGCATATGAACGATATTCAAAAAAAGTGTCTTCTGATAAACGAGGGGAACATGGTGCATTGGCAGCTAAAATTATGATGGGTCATCCTGGC encodes:
- a CDS encoding tetratricopeptide repeat protein gives rise to the protein MSKLEDLRRKDKKNMCPNIATEEQIGTTEEEKQWVLKKEQRPPLPKSLFIILSTLVIFLFVVGGILYYRSTVLPEKHYQAGTILFKQQEYNYAVEHFLKVLKLRPERKDVLYQIAFCFEMMNKTKDAIQYYEKHLEILPNDTRATIRLGWLYLENGDKEKALSVLENATKKDRKNADLWNLTSKIKITSGDRNGAIEALSNFAKYTNDTEALLSTGKKLINLRAYEKAVEAYERYSKKVSSDKRGEHGALAAKIMMGHPGNSKLVIMPGKSMGYISLDDTKDRVKKNLGEPNKKFFSKFQEKSNFKKTDVETWVYNKKDFRHRAVSIVFVNGRVVEVETASDKYKTEKGLGISNFLLTKNSSNVMKSGEIKNGMATYIIDGGGLTFYARKNDKSGIGTKHRKLRLHKGKRSQFNEMDFNKVGSIK